The stretch of DNA GAAAAAATACAGCCACCACCGCAACATAGCCACATACTACGGTGCCTTTGTCAAGAAGAGTCCACCAGGACATGATGACCAACTTTGGGTCTGTCTACCCTTGTACCCTTGGCCTGATGGTTTCATAGCAGTATGCCTCAGTGATTGTGCCCACTAAGTTtgcatgtgtctgtatgtagCTGGTGATGGAGTTCTGTGGGGCGGGATCGGTGACTGACCTGGTGAAAAACACTAAGGGCAGCTCTCTGAAGGAGGACTGGATCGCTTACATCTGCAGAGAGATCCTAAGGGTGAGGAATCACAGTTGCACCAGTCAAAACAAGTCTGCAGCACAGGTTACTCGTTACTTACCAATTCtgacttcttcttttttttttttttatccctgcTCAGGGCCTTTCTCACCTCCACGCCCATAAAGTTATCCACAGAGACATCAAGGGCCAGAACGTGCTGCTAACGGAGAATGCAGAGGTCAAACTTGGTACGTTGAGCGCATGAAATTTGTACTTTTAATGTATTGCAAAAGTAGGTATATGCTCATCATCGCACATCCTTTCCTCCTCTGATTCCTTTGTCCACCTTCAGTTGATTTTGGCGTGAGTGCTCAGTTGGACAGGACTGTTGGGCGTAGGAACACCTTCATTGGCACACCTTACTGGATGGCACCTGAGGTTATTGCCTGTGATGAGAACCCTGACTCCACCTATGACTACAGGGTAACAGcagcaccgtgtgtgtgtgtgtgtgagatactATGAGAGCATATGAAAGATACTGTAGAGACTGACCTGGTCCCCTGTGTATTTTGCAGAGTGATATCTGGTCCTTGGGGATCACAGCCATTGAGATGGCAGAGGGAGCTCCTCGTAAGTGTATACACTCCTTTGCACACCTTTTATTTTACCTGTTCATGGTTGAATCGTGCATTTCTTTGTACCTAGTTTAGTTCATTTCCAAACAAAACAAggataacaataaaatgaacagTAAACGTATAATAAAATCTCAACAACATAAGTAATAAATATTACAAGTACTCAGCAACAGATAAGTCCTCATTGTCTGACCTCATGAATGAGTCTTTCTTGCATATGTGGCCTTGTTGTCTGTGCGTTCAGATGGACAGCTGACTCACTGTAATCAAAGTAGTGTAGTCTGGAGCTGGCAGTTGGCCTGTGGAGGCTGATTGCACAGATCTCTCTGGTCTGCTTAGCAGGGAGATCTGTTTGCCTGGAGATTTGGTGTCAAACCTGACTAAGAAGCAAAGAAAATCTCACTTAAGAGTAGCAGCTAAATTGTTTGTAAAATGAATTGCAGCTGTGCTAAAGAAACTCATTAAACTCAGTGTTAAACACTGGCTCAACATGAGTAACTTATCGTGCCATGTATACTGCTACATTTGACCAATTGGTGGTTGTTATTATGCAACTATTATAACCCTACCTCCAGCAAGAATCAAATTACACTCTTTTCTTATTAGTTTACTTAGGATTGCATTGAATACTAAAGTAGACTTAGAAAACGTGCAATATGAGGCTACTGTTTTATGAGCTCTGCATTGCATCGCACAGAATGTGTTTACAGCCACCTGCGGCTAATTGTTGAGTTGGGGACGAACTGAGCTCTGTTGAATAAAATGatatacaaaataatatataaagtgGGAACTTAAAGCCTCCGGTGCACATACACTTTTCAGTGAAGTAGGAGACGGCTTGTGTCGAGTtgttaaactttttttaatatattgtaGATTTTTCGATGAGGAAGAGGGCGTAGATGTAATTGAACTTGTTTATGTGTGaaaaaaatctgatacaaatcaTTATTCCAAGGAGGATCTCTTTATATTCATCAAACATGTCTGGTGGGGGAGTTTACGTAAGTGGAGTCCAGTTTTCTTAGtcaaaataaattttaaaaactaattacaaactttttaatgttcagaaagcctttttttcacattacTGATGAAGGCTACAGAGCTCCTGCAGACCATGTTGTGGTTATGTGAATGACATAAGGCATGCAGGCCAACTGTCAAGTTGGCGTTGATGTACCATTGTAAattatgcagtgtgtgtgtacttactCACTCTATCAATCTCAGTACTGAAGCATGTTTCCACTAATACAGTTGTAATATCCCTTgtttttagattagattttttCATTAGTATGGCTTTTTGAATGAATAATAGATGATTAACAGAAATTAATGGAAGAcagttttattaattaatttctctttttaaaaacatgaatgtatTACGTTTTGTTTTGATCAACTGCCAACATCCTGTCAGTGGGTGATCCATtcctttaaatgaaaataaacaatacaagcCTACTGTATAGATACAGATTTTGCTTAAACATAATTACTATGTATAATACATGTAAAACATGAATGTTATATGAAGCATACATTATAGTATCGGTATAGCTGTGATCCCTCTGTTTTAATGTGGCCCTTAAAATCCTGAAATAAAATTTCCGTCCAGAAGAATATAAAAGCCTGTTTACTGTGAAACCGTAAAGCTAACCAGTCAGGTTTAGCTACCTACCTACGCTGGGAACACAATGACTCACAGTCCTTGCTCTTAAATTCAATGTAACAATAAGCCGGAGGCACCAGGAAAGATTGGATAACAGCAGCTATAGCCATGTTTAAGGATACAAAGAATATGTGTAGTGGAGGCTAGTATTATTTACAAAATACCAGGTGTGGGAGTATATGATTCTGTCTAACATAAATTGTATTCTAATGttcctttttccttctttttaccATAGCTCTCAGCATGGGTAGGAGGATTTAATTATAGCTAACAACTCTGACCATGTCCTTTTATTTCTGTAGCCTTGTGTGACATGCACCCGATGAGAGCCCTCTTCCTGATTCCCAGGAATCCCCCTCCAAAACTTAAATCCAAAAAATGGTGAGTTATCAACCATCCTGCTGTGTTATTTATGTATCTCATATCCTAGACACTTAGCAGGCTCCCTTCATATGATGTCAAATGTGCGTTACAAACCTTAAAACCTCTGTTTACTTGATGTTTAAGAAAGCAGGTTATTGCAGTGCAACAATAACCAGGTTAAGTGCATATTAACACACTTAACGAGAACAGCACTGATTGGAAAGAATGCTGCTTGTACAAGAAGTGATGCAAAATTACAAGAAAATCAGATTTCTCAAAGCAGCCTAAGGTTACTTTGGGTGCATTTGTCCCTCGATTGGGAAAGACATTTTGGGTAGCTGTCTCACTCAGATTTCATGTACTTTGTCCAAGTATTGAGACCAATATGATTGTGAGCAAAACTAGAAGCTGAAGGCGTTTAAACTAATTTGCCATATTCTTTCTCCTACCCCGTTTTTATTTGCTCCTATTACTCTTCCTGCTGCTCGTTAATGGACCCACTTGGTAGAGTTTATTGTCCCACTGCATTCAGAATGCAATGTATCTTTAACAATGTGTTTATAATTCCAATCCTAAAgaagctgtcaatcaatattGTGTGACCCAGATGAACAATaatgcaaatacaaaaacataagtGAGGGAAGGACACAATTTCAAGAACTTAACGACTACCATGTTTGAACATTATCGACCTCATACAGGTAGTATCCATTGCATGGTTATTGTAGAGCATTgaattgttttttacagtgatCATGTTGTACACCCATTTTAGTTGCAGTTTCAGAGAAAGTGAGCCCCCTGTCaatcaaatattttttgtaaagaCACTGCAGAACGAAATAGGTCAGTGCACAATGTTGGGATTTCTTTCAGTGTCAGACAAGACTGCATGCATAAACTGCGAACCTTAGGGACTTTAGTTCACACTTGTGTAAGAAAGGAAGATTCCTAGAAAtatcacacacacccagagaatACTGGACATGTTAAAGGGGCTAAAGACAGAACTTGTCCCACTTGAATCTCTCTTCTGGGCAATAACAGCCAAGCTGCCAACTGTTCCATGCCTCCCCGCCCTCCCACTCTCCCTCACTAGTTTATCGTCCTCTAACCTCCCCATTCCTCCCAGGTCCAAGAAATACATTGACTTTATAGAGGGCTGTCTCGTGAAGACATATACCAGCCGACCATCCACAGAGCAGCTTCTCAAGCACTCCTTCATCAGGGACCAGCCCACTGAGCGCCAGGTCCGAATTCAGCTCAAAGACCATATTGACCGTACACGCaagaaaaggggagagaaaggtaAGCAAATGAGCTGGAAAGAGCCTGGGTGGGTGTAACCCAGAGTACCTTGTCCCTTTATGGACACTGATTAACTGAAGTATACTGTAGGCTACTGtgccacaatgttttttttttattttatttttatacagtATTTCACTTCTCTTTATGCTATTTTGTTCTTATAGAAGAAACAGAGTATGAGTACAgtggtagtgatgaagaggatgaAAATCGTGGAGATGACCGAGAGTCAAGGTAGTAGCAGTTTATATTCTCTGTCCCTGAGTATGAATCCATGACTTGCgttctttatgcaaatgattgTCCTCCAAAATCCTCTCCCTCATATCTTCAATTTTGGTCATCAGTTCAATCCTCAATGTGCCCGGTGAGTCCACCCTGAGGCGGGACTTCCAGCGTCTGCAGCAGGAGAACAAAGAGCGCTCGGAGGCTCACAAGAGGCAGCAGGCCCAACTGGCTGCTCAGCGTAGGGACCCTGAGGAACACAAGAGGCAACTGTTGCATGACCGACAGAAACGCATTGAGGAGCAGAAGGAACAGCGTCGCCGACTTGAAGAGGTAATAATCAATTTCTACCTTTTAACAGAATTGGTCAACATTATGAGAAAAACACTAATTAGCTTTCTGTCCAAGAGTTGGTTAAGAATGTTACTACTCTCCTATCTGTCTGCTAAATATGAAGCAGGGAAGCagtccagtctttatgctaaactaagctaatttATTCCTGGCTCTACCTTCATacttaacacacagacatgagactGGTATCAAATTTTTCATACAaccttggcaagaaagcaagtACGTGTTCATCCAAAAATGTCTAACTACTCCTTTAAGGAAATCTAAGCTATTTTgcatgtctttctttctgttttgtgGGTACTGTAAAGTTTTTAACACAACACTTAACATTCCAACATTGTCCCAGATTATTGCAATACTGCACCCAATGCTGAAATATGGGGTCTGGTACCTGCAAAATTAAATGCTGCATGAATTCAGCACTGGTAAAGAAAAGCATATCACAAGAAATGATTAAAAAGTATATTGATACTCCATTTACAAAAAGTAGGTGTGTTTTAGGGACAAAATTAGTATGTAGGTTGAGTATCCGCAATGTATCTTTTGAAGTTGAATCATCTCCCTACTTTAGAGAAGGAAAACACATTCACTGGGTGTCTGTAGTTCAGATGCACGCATTCATAATGTCAGATACTAACCCCAAATGTTCACATCTGATTTTAAGCTTTTTATCATGGTCTGCCTTTTTTTGTCTGGTGTTGATTCATGCTAATACATTTATGAAATACAAAGGTATCACATTTTGTCAGGGATAGAAAAATGGTGTCTTTGACCTTATTTCCACCGTTGCACACAGTTCCACAGCTTGATTTTATAATTGATTAGAATCCTGCCCATTTATCAGAGGTTTATGATACTAATGCATTATGCAACAGGCAGAACATTTTAATTCAAAGTTGTACCAAGGAATGGAAATATGAGCTTTTCTTGTATGTGATGTGTCTGATCTTATTTGGTTTCCCATTTCTTGCTTTAGTCATAAGTGCATAGCAGTTATGATCTGCCTTTTATTATCGGCCTACTAAACTTTTGTTATGTTATATACTGAATGTATAGCTATCTATGAACATaagcaataaaatacaaaatgtaagtgTAACAATGTTTGAATAGTTTAGCTATTTAAATGTGGAAATAAGTCCTTTTCACAAAGCCTCCATGACTAAATAACTAGTTGGACTGAACAAAAGCTCTGGTTACAACAGTACCTTTTCAATGCGTTGTTCACTAACATTTATAGTTGAATAAATAGGTAAACAGTGGGGAATAGAGTCAGTGAGATTGTTTGAAGTGAAGTCCAGCTCCTTGCAACACAAGTATGAATTATTTATTCTGCAAACATTGGCCCCAAGTGAGATGATTTTGTAGCCTAGAGTGAGCTGTTTGGTGATGAAGTTTGTAAAATGCATGGAAACAGTGAAAAGGTAATTTCACCTATAAGAAGTATGGGAATTAGTGAGGTGTATAAGTGGCTCAAGATTCAGACTTTCATTACACTAAGACCTATAATCTGCCAGTGTTAATTTGACTAATATAATACATAGAAACTATATGCATGCTATTTTTTGCTGTAGTGAAGCTAAAAGAAAAACCCAGTGTAACCAAGA from Sander lucioperca isolate FBNREF2018 chromosome 13, SLUC_FBN_1.2, whole genome shotgun sequence encodes:
- the mink1 gene encoding misshapen-like kinase 1 isoform X8; protein product: MSENAPTRSLDDIDLAALRDPAGIFELVEVVGNGTYGQVYKGRHVKTGQLAAIKVMDVTEEEEEEIKAEINMLKKYSHHRNIATYYGAFVKKSPPGHDDQLWLVMEFCGAGSVTDLVKNTKGSSLKEDWIAYICREILRGLSHLHAHKVIHRDIKGQNVLLTENAEVKLVDFGVSAQLDRTVGRRNTFIGTPYWMAPEVIACDENPDSTYDYRSDIWSLGITAIEMAEGAPPLCDMHPMRALFLIPRNPPPKLKSKK
- the mink1 gene encoding misshapen-like kinase 1 isoform X7; its protein translation is MSENAPTRSLDDIDLAALRDPAGIFELVEVVGNGTYGQVYKGRHVKTGQLAAIKVMDVTEEEEEEIKAEINMLKKYSHHRNIATYYGAFVKKSPPGHDDQLWLVMEFCGAGSVTDLVKNTKGSSLKEDWIAYICREILRGLSHLHAHKVIHRDIKGQNVLLTENAEVKLVDFGVSAQLDRTVGRRNTFIGTPYWMAPEVIACDENPDSTYDYRSDIWSLGITAIEMAEGAPPLCDMHPMRALFLIPRNPPPKLKSKKWSKKYIDFIEGCLVKTYTSRPSTEQLLKHSFIRDQPTERQVRIQLKDHIDRTRKKRGEKEETEYEYSGSDEEDENRGDDRESSSILNVPGESTLRRDFQRLQQENKERSEAHKRQQAQLAAQRRDPEEHKRQLLHDRQKRIEEQKEQRRRLEEQQRKEREMVRQQEKGPHRRLDDMRREEDRRLAEREQEFIRHKLEEEQRQLEILQQQLLQEQALLMEYKRKQLEEQRQSERLQRQLQQEHAYLVSLQQQQQEKKPQLYHYNKNLEPNNKPTWAREVEERSKLNRQGSPKICTTVSDTAIQLRSDSISQSGGAQSAQTPPMQRPVEPQGGQGKLLYPSLSVRPYLLLLFLLFPPFHRHTSVITTC